From the genome of Spinacia oleracea cultivar Varoflay chromosome 2, BTI_SOV_V1, whole genome shotgun sequence, one region includes:
- the LOC130467259 gene encoding uncharacterized protein translates to MCISNSKMLADQQEPSQNPNSAYYLSSSDLNATKLVSIEFKGKCFSDWRRSMMIALSAKNKLCFVDGSLNQPAPNSSNHRIWTRYVLPTISKAYGLLLQEEQQNEVHNHKHHSHTESTAFNGKFDNKPYKGSYNNIPNSQYAGAGNQYRSFTNRNNLYCEHCKMRNHTIDKCWKLHGYPKDFKGKGKRIAAAAQLDEYSPKENKTDEGSGVVHATFTEDQYTQLIKCLHTQLVASQAENSSSQSLGLETTYQPQGTFCLMSKLNRNWILDSGASDHMCSDLSLFKSFDPVIDGKHSITVTDGTEIQDPSKNKHTLLGKLEKGLYSLSEEFLGCVAESFCQICPLAKQTRFPFPNSCIRSTRPFKLLHQFLVDVATQFELSVKHIRSDNALDLTEGKMKELFLNKGILHQKSCSYTPQQNGVVERKHKHLLETTRALAFQSKLPDRYWNHCILTATYLINRMPLKSIDFCTPYERLYKTKPYLSQLRIFGCLCYITTPKIHRSKFDRRVEPCVFLGYPPNQKAYKVLNLATNTLIVSRDVIFYEKHIPFHYSPTPKQAYSTQFFLPITTPFTDSANTSSPILDSLSSPSTSSSPILTPSTSSSPTQSSEHSPSHVSNSSPIQSTEPPEPPQRKSTRVSKPPSHLNDFVCSKPVKHWCNLVAYDSLHEQ, encoded by the exons ATGTGTATTTCTAACAGCAAAATGCTTGCAGATCAGCAAGAACCTTCTCAGAATCCTAACTCTGCCTATTATCTTAGCAGTAGTGATTTGAATGCCACAAAGTTAGTGAGCATTGAATTCAAAGGAAAATGTTTCAGCGATTGGAGGAGATCAATGATGATTGCATTGTCAGCCAAAAACaaattgtgttttgttgatGGCAGTTTGAATCAGCCAGCACCAAATTCTTCAAATCACAGAATATGGACTAG ATACGTATTGCCTACAATTTCAAAGGCATATGGACTGCTACTTCAAGAAGAGCAGCAGAATGAAGTACACAATCACAAGCATCACTCACACACAGAGTCTACTGCATTCAATGGGAAATTTGACAATAAACCTTACAAAGGTTCATACAATAACATTCCTAATTCTCAGTATGCAGGAGCTGGAAACCAATACAGAAGCTTCACCAATAGAAACAACTTATACTGTGAGCATTGCAAGATGAGAAACCACACAATTGACAAGTGTTGGAAGCTGCATGGCTATCCTAAAGACttcaaaggaaaaggaaaaagaatagcagcagcagctcaATTAGATGAGTATAGTCCAAAAGAAAACAAGACAGATGAAGGATCAGGAGTAGTTCATGCCACTTTTACTGAAGATCAGTACACTCAGCTGATAAAATGCCTGCATACTCAACTAGTTGCTAGTCAAGCAGAGAATTCTAGCTCTCAGTCTCTTGGTCTAGAAACTACCTATCAACCTCAAGGTACATTCTGTCTCATGTCTAAACTTAACAGAAATTGGATTCTAGACAGTGGAGCTAGTGATCACATGTGTTCTGATTTATCTTTATTCAAGTCTTTTGATCCTGTGATTGATGGAAAACATTCAATAACTGTAACTGATGGTACTGAAATCCAA GACCCTTCCAAGAACAAGCACACTCTGCTTGGTAAATTGGAGAAAGGTCTATACAGCCTAAGTGAGGAATTCTTG GGTTGTGTAGCTGAATCTTTCTGTCAGATCTGTCCTCTAGCAAAACAGACTAGATTTCCATTCCCAAATAGCTGTATTAGGTCTACTAGACCTTTTAAACTGTTACATCAATTTCTTGTTGATGTTGCAACTCAGTTTGAACTATCAGTTAAACATATTAGATCAGATAATGCCCTTGATCTTACTGAAGGAAAAATGAAGGAATTGTTCCTCAACAAGGGTATACTGCATCAGAAGAGTTGCTCTTACACTCCTCAACAGAATGGTGTTGTGGAGAGAAAGCACAAACATCTTCTAGAAACTACTAGAGCATTAGCTTTTCAATCCAAGCTACCTGACAGATATTGGAACCACTGCATTCTTACTGCAACATATCTGATAAATCGAATGCCCTTGAAAAGCATTGACTTCTGCACTCCCTATGAAAGACTATACAAAACCAAACCTTACCTTTCTCAATTAAGAATCTTTGGCTGTTTATGCTATATAACCACACCCAAGATCCACAGATCCAAGTTTGACAGGAGAGTAGAACCATGTGTATTCCTAGGCTATCCACCAAATCAAAAGGCCTATAAAGTCTTAAATCTAGCTACCAATACCTTGATTGTTTCCAGAGATGTAATCTTCTATGAAAAACATATCCCTTTTCATTATTCTCCTACTCCTAAACAAGCATACTCTACTCAATTTTTTCTTCCTATTACTACTCCATTTACAGATTCTGCTAATACTTCTTCTCCTATACTGGACAGTCTCTCTTCTCCATCTACATCATCATCACCAATATTAACACCATCAACTTCTTCCTCTCCCACTCAATCTTCTGAACATTCTCCATCTCATGTTTCCAATTCCTCTCCCATTCAATCCACAGAACCACCTGAACCACCTCAAAGAAAGTCAACAAGAGTTTCAAAACCTCCTTCTCATCTCAATGATTTTGTGTGTTCCAAGCCTGTGAAACATTGGTGTAATTTGGTTGCATATGACAGTCTACATGAGCAATAG